Genomic DNA from Sus scrofa isolate TJ Tabasco breed Duroc unplaced genomic scaffold, Sscrofa11.1 Contig936, whole genome shotgun sequence:
GTTTTGAGCATATGCAGAGTGATTTTCATCAGCTAAAATCTGAGGACACtaacatgaaaaatactttatttggtCAGATACACCATGTTCCCTATTTCTCTGAAACATCCTAACAAGTTTATAGATATTTATCCTACAGGGATGTTGACTTAGAAGACACAGAAAATGGGTCAGGTCTCAAGTCAGACATAATTTAATAGATTGTAAAAAGAAGTTCAAtttatgaaagaatatttttcttggttgctattattcttttatttatttatttattttttgtctttttgctatttcttgggccgctcccacagcatatggagtttcccaggctaggggtctaatcggagctgtagccgccagcctatgccagaaccacagcaactcatgatccaagctgcgtctgcaacctacaccacagctcacggcaacgccggtcgttaacacactgagcaagggcagggattgaacccgcaacctcatggttcctagtcggattcgttaaccactgcgccatgacgggaaatcctggTTGATATTATTCTTGACTAATCCTAGGGAATTTATACTCATGGTCTTCTGGTCAGACaggcagatttatttttcagatggtgGGATCTCATGATTATTTCTTACCTTATAGATTGGAGGAAAGAAGTATTCGAAGCTGGTGAGTCTATCAAGATCCAGCAGGGAACTTGCTTTTTGTGGAGTGGCTGGAGGATTGCTGGGTAAAAGTGAGCTGGATCTACCCAGGGCCAGAGGAGTCCTGACAGAACGGGAACCCTCTGGCCCATGACTATGACCATTGCCAGAAGCATGATAGTCCACTGGTCTTTGCAGCAAATGTGACCCTGGATGAAGCCACTGCCCATCCTGCCCTCCTCATGTCTGAAGGAGGGAGGCGAGTTACCTGGCAAGAAACTTGTCAAGATCTACCCAACTCCACACAGAGATTCAACTCCATTCCCTGTGTGCTGGGTCAGCTGCGCATCAACTCAGGGAGGGCCTACTGGGAGGTGGAGGTTGGGGACATGCAATCTTGGGACCTGGGAATTTGTAGAGATAATGTGACCAGGAAGGGGGCATTCATTATGTCCCCACAGAATGGTTTCTGGGCCATTAGGCTCTATGACGGGGACTACTGGGCCCTCACCTCCCCGGAAACTTCTCTTCCTCTAAGAGAAAGACCCCTTAAGGTGGGGATATTCCTGAATTATGAGGCTGGAGATGTATCTTTCTACAACATGACAGATGGATCTCACATTTTCACCTTTCCCCAGAACACATTCTGTGGTGTCCTAAGACCACTTTTCAGACTTTGGTCCTTTGACTCGGGCTCCCTAACCATCTGTTCAGCTGAAGGAGAATGTACTGATGTAATTCATAAGCCTACCCTCCAGGTGAAATGATCACTTTGCCCCATAGAAGATGGCACTTCTCCCCCAACCAgatatataaatagattttttcctAGTCCCTACTGGTTCATTGTCAATATGAAGCTCTGGGACTCAGACTTAATGATTGTCCCTCATATCAATTCTCCCTCTTTTCGTtgtgtattttttctcattattacctTTTCCTATGACAGCCTCCTGTAAGTACTAGATTTCCTAGACTCCCCTGGTGCATGTGACCAAAGGATGGTGGTGTATTAAAAGGTGAATTACAAGGATGTGTCCTTAAAGGAaaattgtgtctttcttttcttctttacttttcttctggcTATAAAGTGTTATGATTAATGGAATTCAAAAAACATATATGACCATGTAATATGACGCAGATGGTAGAGAAATTGAAGTGGACTTGGGAGTCTGTCAACTCTATGGAGCCCCTCTATTGCCCTCAATTCAATTCTAGAATTCTTTTCATGAAACGCAAACATGTATGTCTTTAATCAATTTGTGTGTTGGATATTTGTCCCTTGTGATTGATTCTTACCCTTACTGGTGCCCTCTGCCTTTAAGTTTGGCAGCAGATGACATCCACATTGAATGTGCAAGGGAAACTGGAGGTATAAGTCTTGTACTTGATTACATAGCTACTCCTACTCCTGCACTGTGTCAGGCTCATCAGGCCCCTTTATGTCTCCTAATTCATTCGTCACTCCTGACTTCACTTCCTACCCTTTTCCCTACTTGGTGTCATGGCTAATAATTTCAAGTATTCTCTTCCTCAGAAATGGAAATCctggtgtcattttttttctgccacaataacttggcaaaatacaaatacaaattaatgtagtcatctacttatttttttggatggccacacccttggcatatggaaattcctaggccagtgactaaatccaagccacagctgaaacctatgccacagctgtggcgatgccagatcctttacttcACTGAACAGGACCAGGGATGGTACCCATActtctacagtgacctgagctgagcCTCTGCAGTAAGATTCCTAACTCTCTGcctcacagtgggaattcctctacTTATGATACTGGCAGCCTGATATGCTATTAAAACTCATACAAATGagtagattattttctttatacacGTGTAGTCACTTGCCAATTTGTGGACACTAGTACTATCTGATAATCACCCTATGCATCTCTAGCCATTTGCATTCCCATATTTTgcagttaattttattaaaaattctagtTTCTCTAAATGTCCAACTCTACCACCCCCTTATTCTCAGTTTCtaactgtatttcatttttgaatatgaagaagaagaagaagaggaaggaagaggaggagaggaggaagataaCAGTTTCCAATaattctatcactttttttttcaagagtcaACACACCAGATGAACCTCATCAGCTGGTTTTATGATTAATCTAGGTTTGATACAGCATAAGAGATAGCCAGATTCTTAGGAGAGTAATCTCCTTATAAAGTGATAGATAACAAGTGAAGGCCTAAAGCCTCAAACATAATTTTCCCtgcaatttctttcaaaaaattcatCCTTCACATTTACTCCTTGGCTGAACagtatttcagaaagagaaataacctTCCACATAGAGTGATAttgttctttctctgttttgtcaTACAAAACCACTAATTCATCTTATATCACAAATATTGTTCACAGTTCTACAGTAATTTGATGGTATAGAGACCTGAAGTATATACTAATGAGAAAGTAACCGTGTGTTCATATTgaacaacaaaacacacaagcAATGATCCTGGGACTGGCATCACGGGTCGCATGACATAAGTTCCCTTGTTTACATACCAATGGATCCACTGGTTCACATTTGTGTATGATGGCAGTATGTCAGCTTGATTAGTTGACTTAATAGTCTGGTTTATACAAATaccatctcattgcttattttgATACAAGTGCTGAGGGTTAAGATCATGGGGGGCTATAAAAGGCCCAACCATCCCCCTTACAACATCAAGAAACATTAAGTCTAGAAGAAGCATGATGGACTGTGAAGAAATGCAGGGGggaaaaataaggacatttcaTAAATTCCATTTGGTAAACCTCCTAGTGTTTGCAATGTAGTTTTCAGAAAATGACACCAACTTCTGCCTGAACTTGAGGTGATTACATCCAGTCTCTAGCATTTGATCTTCCTGAAAAGGCTCTTGCACTCTAATTATTAATCTTGCTAAGGGATTAGATAACTCAAAATATCCAGTAGATAGTGTCTCTGGcacttcactcatttttttttactctttaaaaaaatccatggaaaTTAAGTGTATCACAAAGAtttacctacaggagtgagagttgtgagccccatgtcaagtccccatgcctggagatctggcattgaaggacagtgcggcttgtgtgcaggagctccacaggactgagggaaatggagaccccattcctaaaagacacacacagactttcaggtGCACtcggtcccagggcaaagcaaagtctccataggaatctgggtcaaacctgactgcagttcttggaggacctcctgggaaagcaagggtgaatgtggcttcttgtgggggaagggcattggaagcaaagctcttgggaatatccaTCAACATGagttcctctggaggtggccattttgggaaaatctggccccacccattagcaCTGGGAAGCCCCATGGCAAACAAcaatctaggtgggatcacagccccatccatcagtaaacaggctgcctaaagaccccccaggcacatagccacctctaatctcacccagagacaaagactCACCCAatagagggataggaatcagctccacctaccagtgggcaggcaccagttcctcccatcaggaagcctacagcaagcccccataccaacttctgCCACCAGGGGGGGCAgccatcagaagtaagagaggctaaaagtatataatctgtaaaaaggtcaacacaacaaaaacttataaaaatgaaaaaagagaactataactcagataagggagaaagaagaaaaaataaaaacagaaaatcagctaagagaTGAGAGTCTCAGCCTctgggaaaaagactttagattgttgatgctaaagatgatgcaagtcATTGAAAATAACCTataggcaaagatggataatttacaggaaacactgaggaaagaaatacaagatataaaacttcagcAAGCAGAgacgcaaaatacaataactcaaataaaaaattcagtgttcCCCTCGTGTggcagtgtttaatgaatccgactgggaaccatgatgtgactgtggtgtaggctggcagctatagatccgatttgacccctagcctgggaacatccatatgccacaggtgtggccatagaaaaggcaaaaaaaaaaaaaaaaaaaaaaaaaaaaagaccaaaaaataaaataaaaattaattatctgACATGTTTGTATTGTGAATAGTGTCCAATCATTATTCCTGTGCACATACTACTGAACAGTCATTTGGGAATATATACCCTATGTGGTTTACCTTGGatgttgtattttccttttgaattactGAACTAAAAGTGAGGGAAGGAGAGTCTGaattagcacagggaaataagaAACCATAATGCTGTTAAACATAAAGCTTAcatcatttcttcccttttctatATGACAACTAAAGCTTACtctcaaaaatgtaaattaaggtATACCTATTGAATTATTGTTACTTCTATATTTATGCCATTTCGTTACTCATGCATTCTCTGAGGGGAGCCAACATCCTCTTATGCCTAGCAGATTCCCCTGTGCAGAAGAGATGGTCAACAAGGGTATAAaaggattctctttctctttgggggATTTTCTTCCCCTTCAATCAGCATCTCTAAGCATTAAGCATaatgagcagagagagagaaaagaaatgtttcatttacCAGTATCACAGGAAAACCATCTCTGGTTATTGAATGGATAaccttttcaaattttctcttccttctgaattCCAAAGAACTCTGTGAAATTACAAGTTCTCCACAAGGAGGAGCATACGGATGAGAAAGGACATGAAATCCGCCAGGGCATCCTTCAATCTCCCAAGCAAGTGCTGGTAGGTGATAGAACCATACTCAGTAACTACCTCATCCTAGACATGATCCTACTAGCTACCACTCCTTCTCCTGTGGTTCCTGTTTCCCTTCACAGTCTCTCTCATGGACAAGCaattaaaagaaagcaatgaaaatggTAAAATCCAAGTTCTAGAAGAAACTTCCCTCTTCTCTAAAAGATGTCATTGGTGCCCTGATGAGTGTCATTGGAGTCATTTGACTGctcaatacagaaaaatatagtaGTCTCATTCTAGTAGTCACTGCTTACATCAGGACCTACCATGTTCTTAGAAGCATAGTTTGATAAGGAATTGACAAATTTGATcatgaaaagaatatgacaacTCTAACTGAGGATAATTTGGACAGCCCCGCAAAGAAGAATAAATGGCTAAAATGATTGAAGATGTTGAGCCTGTGgagtgggttgaatggtggctTCCCGAAAGATTGATCCATGtcttaatccccagaacctgtgaactCAAACTTATCCGGAAAAAGAGCAattgtaaatgtaattaaattaaggatATTGAGAGAAAACCTTCCTCAATGTTCCAAGTAGGCTCtaaactcaaaaataaatgtccttataagagataCATGCAGAGAAGGTGGCCTTGGGAAAATGGAAGCACAGATAGAAGTTATATATCCACAAGCTAAGAAATGTGTGTgtcaccaccagaagctggaagaaacagaaagtacTTTCACCTAGAGGTTTCAGAGAGGGTGCACTGCTACTgaaaccttgatttcagacttctggctttCAGAACTGGGAGAGGATAAATTTCTGAACTTTTAAACCACcaagtttttggtaatttgttagagtagccttaagaaaataatacaatctgaaaaggaaaaacctttgGGAGATTAAGGTAATAGTTTTCAAACATCTAAAGGACTGGACTAAGCATTTGGAACAGTGGTCATCCTGAGAAGTCATCAAGCAGGATTAGAATTATTttgcagaaaatttttaaagtcaaatttgcAACCTATTTAAGAGAGAAATGATAACAGCTGCTGAAGATAAAAATGTCACCTCCTTCATAGAGGTAATTCATTAAGAGCAAACGGTCACACAATGGAGATTGTTATGGGATCACAATATTATTGGAGATGGTATTGAGGAGATTCTGGCACTCCAAGAGCTATAAATAAGCTCCTTTTTAAGGGTTCATGATTTGCTAAGAATCGGTATCCCTTCCCTCAGATTTGAACTACTTGTCACCAAAAATCCCAGCTATAGGATTAGTTATTTATCACAGTGAACTCTTTCTGGAGGAGAGGGAATTCCTGATTTACAAGTAGATCCACAGATGATATTAACAGAAGATTTGtgctaaattttctaaatttactaGAATGTGCACTTACAAAAAGTCAGTAGCAACAACAGGAAACAACCTTGATCCAGAACCAAAAGTAAAGGCAGGATCACCTCAAAAGAAGACAAATCTTTAGAGTCTACACTATCTCCTTTGTTTGATCAATAAAAGTAAGGAAAGATTAAGAAAAGTAGCTCCACAAACCTAGCATCCTGATACTGCtttgaatttgtttgttttttgggcctcctggcaacatatggagttcccaggtcagggatcacatctgagccaaagtcacaactgaagccacagcagtggcaacaccagatctttaagccactgtgccagcctggggatcgaacctgtgtcccactgCTCCCAAAACACTGCCCAGCCTGttgagccagagcaggaactcccagatgtaatttttaataccattctccaataaaagaacTGTGCAGGGCTCCGtggagaaatggttgattctaGGACTGGCTCAGAAGCATTATTTAGTGTCAGGAAgtaaaaaaggctaaaaaagtTAATGAGGGCACATCAAAGATGTGCAGAAGCCAAATGAAAGAGCTCACAATGGCCAAAGCCGgaataatttaaataacaaaatgaaataatattgcaTTAacctaaagtaaaaaataaatatccgtGAGTCCCTCttgataaaaaaaacaaatgattaaattaattaatcgagaggaaaagagacaaacatttcatgtaaatgaattcCAAGTAATAAACGTAGGTTGTAGTTACTTTGTTCTCATGGAGGGGAAGCATAATTTTTCACTCCTTAGATGTGGGGGTTACACACAGTGACACTTTCCACAGTATACGGTATGGAAATGGGAGGTGGAAAGGAATAATTGTGCAGTGGAGAAAGTTCATAAACCTTACCTCAGTGAGGTCAATGAATCCAACATAAATCTTGTTGATAGCATACACTCTTGATATGGCGTGATGAAAATGGAAGTTTACCTCTGCGCTCTTCCTCTTGTCTGTCCATGAGAAAAACATCTGACAACTCTTGGTTCGATGGCATGTAAAATTCCTGACAAGGACTCCTGAAA
This window encodes:
- the LOC110259163 gene encoding butyrophilin subfamily 1 member A1-like, which translates into the protein MSEGGRRVTWQETCQDLPNSTQRFNSIPCVLGQLRINSGRAYWEVEVGDMQSWDLGICRDNVTRKGAFIMSPQNGFWAIRLYDGDYWALTSPETSLPLRERPLKVGIFLNYEAGDVSFYNMTDGSHIFTFPQNTFCGVLRPLFRLWSFDSGSLTICSAEGECTDVIHKPTLQVK